In one Methanobrevibacter arboriphilus genomic region, the following are encoded:
- a CDS encoding UDP-glucose dehydrogenase family protein → MNITVIGTGYVGLVTGTCFSEMGNNVYCIDIDEEKIKSLKNGIIPIYEQHLEGMVIKNHNKGNLIFTTELEKGLSKSNICFIAVGTPMASDGCADLNVVFQVAKSIGELMSHDLIIVTKSTVPVGTGDKIDRIIQKELDKRGVNYKFQMVSNPEFLKEGTAVEDSMRPDRVIIGSEDEKTINMMKELYAPYVKNHDRFIIMDIRSAEMSKYASNAMLATRISFMNEIANICEKVGADVNKVRLGVGSDKRIGYSFLYAGCGYGGSCFPKDVSALIKTGEIAGYTPKILNEVENVNNEQKKVILNKIKEKFGEDLSNFSFGLWGLSFKPGTDDMREAPSVVIINGLIESGATVKAYDPKAREVAKDIFKGNENIKFFNSKYDVLNNSDGLIIVTEWNEFKSPDFNEIYHRLNNKIIFDGRNQFDKRLLNNLGFEYYQIGS, encoded by the coding sequence ATGAATATAACAGTTATTGGAACAGGGTATGTGGGATTAGTAACAGGAACTTGCTTTTCAGAAATGGGAAACAATGTTTATTGTATAGATATTGATGAGGAAAAAATTAAATCCCTTAAAAATGGGATAATACCTATTTATGAACAGCATTTAGAAGGCATGGTTATTAAAAATCATAATAAAGGAAATCTTATCTTTACAACAGAACTTGAAAAAGGTTTATCTAAGTCGAATATTTGCTTTATAGCGGTAGGAACTCCAATGGCTTCAGATGGTTGTGCTGATTTAAATGTTGTTTTTCAAGTAGCTAAAAGTATTGGGGAATTAATGTCTCATGATCTGATAATTGTCACAAAATCTACTGTACCAGTTGGAACAGGAGATAAAATTGATAGAATTATACAAAAAGAGCTCGATAAAAGAGGAGTTAATTATAAATTTCAAATGGTTTCAAATCCTGAATTTTTAAAAGAAGGAACTGCTGTTGAAGATTCTATGAGACCAGACCGGGTTATAATTGGTTCTGAAGATGAAAAAACTATCAATATGATGAAAGAGCTATATGCTCCTTATGTTAAAAACCATGATAGATTTATTATAATGGATATTAGAAGTGCAGAAATGTCTAAATATGCTTCTAATGCAATGCTAGCCACTAGAATATCTTTCATGAATGAAATAGCTAATATTTGTGAAAAAGTTGGGGCTGATGTAAATAAAGTTCGTTTAGGAGTAGGCAGTGATAAAAGAATCGGTTATAGCTTTTTATATGCTGGTTGTGGTTATGGTGGGAGTTGTTTTCCAAAAGATGTTAGTGCATTAATTAAAACTGGTGAAATAGCTGGCTATACTCCTAAAATTTTGAATGAAGTCGAAAATGTTAATAATGAACAAAAAAAGGTCATTTTAAATAAGATAAAAGAAAAGTTTGGTGAAGACCTTTCAAACTTTAGTTTTGGTCTTTGGGGCTTATCGTTTAAACCTGGAACAGATGATATGAGGGAAGCTCCATCTGTTGTCATAATTAATGGTTTAATTGAATCTGGAGCAACTGTAAAAGCCTATGATCCTAAGGCTCGTGAGGTAGCTAAGGATATTTTCAAGGGTAATGAGAATATTAAATTTTTCAATAGCAAATATGATGTATTAAATAATAGTGATGGACTTATTATTGTAACTGAATGGAATGAGTTTAAAAGTCCTGATTTTAACGAAATTTATCATAGATTAAATAATAAAATTATTTTTGATGGTAGGAATCAATTTGATAAACGATTATTAAATAATCTTGGTTTTGAATACTATCAAATTGGTAGTTAG
- a CDS encoding glycosyltransferase family 2 protein, whose amino-acid sequence MVNIDVSVIVPVYNGEKYLKKCLDSLNKQTLETIEIICINDGSTDKSLEILNDYAKKDSRIKVISKENGGAGSARNVGLENVNGKYVAFVDADDWVDSDIFEKLYNLSESKNTDIIIFKMLDYDEKNDEFYKSDYYKIKPLNEFNNKLFKIKDIENSLFKITTSTANKFYNTEFLKKSGTRFPEGFIFEDNPFFFDLMLKADKIFLLDEYVYYRRRRESSVMSSINDSYYGIIPIIDIITNVFRKNNAYDRFKKDLLNFNVLTTRNKYNLMDDKYKKKFFWIMKEYFSNISKDTQSNKDFKDNLNKKNLNFYLIILKSSNYLEFKLLKENYELRTKNKRLINKNKKLNNENKKIKEEIKELYSSNSWKLTKPIRIIGKIFK is encoded by the coding sequence ATGGTTAATATAGATGTTTCTGTAATTGTACCAGTTTATAATGGGGAAAAATACCTAAAAAAATGTTTAGATAGTTTAAATAAGCAAACATTAGAGACTATTGAGATTATCTGTATAAATGATGGCTCTACTGATAAATCTCTTGAAATTTTAAATGATTATGCAAAAAAAGATAGTAGAATAAAAGTCATATCTAAAGAAAATGGGGGAGCTGGCTCTGCAAGAAATGTTGGATTGGAAAATGTTAATGGCAAATACGTAGCTTTTGTTGATGCTGATGATTGGGTAGATTCTGACATCTTTGAAAAGCTTTATAATTTATCTGAATCTAAGAATACTGATATAATCATATTTAAAATGCTTGATTATGATGAAAAAAATGATGAATTTTATAAGAGTGATTATTATAAAATTAAACCTTTAAATGAATTTAATAATAAGTTATTTAAAATTAAAGACATTGAAAATAGCTTATTTAAAATAACTACTTCAACTGCTAATAAATTTTACAACACTGAATTTTTAAAGAAATCAGGAACTCGTTTTCCAGAAGGATTTATATTTGAAGATAATCCGTTTTTTTTTGATTTAATGCTAAAAGCTGATAAAATTTTTCTTTTAGATGAATACGTATATTATAGACGAAGAAGAGAATCATCAGTAATGTCATCTATAAATGATTCGTATTATGGAATAATACCAATCATTGATATAATTACTAATGTTTTTCGAAAAAATAATGCTTATGATAGATTTAAAAAAGATTTACTTAATTTTAATGTTTTAACAACAAGAAATAAATATAATTTAATGGATGATAAATATAAAAAAAAGTTTTTTTGGATTATGAAGGAATATTTTTCAAATATAAGCAAAGATACTCAATCCAACAAAGACTTTAAAGACAATTTGAATAAGAAAAATCTGAATTTTTATCTAATTATACTTAAATCATCAAATTACTTGGAATTTAAATTATTAAAAGAAAACTATGAACTAAGAACTAAAAATAAAAGATTAATTAATAAAAATAAAAAATTGAATAATGAAAATAAAAAAATTAAGGAGGAAATTAAAGAATTATATTCTTCTAATTCTTGGAAATTAACAAAACCTATTAGGATTATAGGAAAAATATTTAAATAG
- the rfbA gene encoding glucose-1-phosphate thymidylyltransferase RfbA, whose translation MKGIVLAGGSGTRLYPITKVVSKQLLPLYDKPMIYYPISVLMLAGIKEILIISTPHDISQYEKLLGDGSDFGVSFSYEVQDNPNGLAEAFIVGENFIGDENVALVLGDNVFYGHRLTEILEHAYKLEEGAIVFGYYTNNPEDFGVVEFDNEGNVLSIEEKPKNPKSNYIVPGLYFYDNNVVEIAKNVKPSSRGELEITSVNEEYLKQNKLKVELLGRGMAWLDTGTHNGLLEAANFIETVQKRQGLYIACLEEIAFYKGYINREKLVKIANSLQKTDYGDYLIKLSNMKID comes from the coding sequence ATGAAAGGTATAGTTTTAGCAGGAGGTTCTGGAACTCGTTTATATCCGATTACAAAGGTAGTTTCCAAACAATTACTTCCATTATATGATAAACCAATGATTTATTATCCAATATCTGTTTTAATGCTTGCAGGAATTAAAGAAATACTTATTATTTCAACTCCTCATGATATTTCTCAATATGAAAAATTACTTGGTGATGGAAGTGACTTTGGAGTATCTTTTAGCTATGAAGTTCAAGATAATCCTAACGGTTTAGCTGAAGCATTTATTGTAGGTGAAAATTTCATTGGAGATGAAAATGTCGCTCTTGTTTTAGGAGATAATGTTTTTTATGGTCATAGATTAACTGAAATATTAGAGCATGCTTATAAACTTGAAGAAGGTGCAATTGTTTTTGGTTATTATACTAATAACCCTGAAGATTTTGGTGTTGTAGAATTTGATAATGAAGGAAATGTTTTATCCATTGAAGAAAAACCAAAAAATCCAAAATCAAATTATATTGTTCCAGGGCTTTATTTTTATGATAATAATGTTGTTGAAATAGCTAAAAATGTTAAACCCTCTTCAAGAGGAGAATTAGAAATAACTTCTGTAAATGAAGAGTATTTAAAGCAAAATAAACTTAAAGTTGAGCTTTTAGGTAGAGGTATGGCTTGGCTTGATACTGGTACTCATAATGGACTTTTAGAAGCAGCTAACTTTATAGAAACAGTTCAAAAAAGACAAGGTTTATATATCGCTTGTTTAGAAGAGATTGCTTTTTATAAAGGATATATAAATCGTGAAAAACTTGTTAAAATTGCCAACTCTCTTCAAAAAACAGATTATGGTGATTATTTAATTAAGCTATCTAATATGAAAATTGATTGA
- the rfbD gene encoding dTDP-4-dehydrorhamnose reductase, whose protein sequence is MKILITGYKGMLGSDLVETLKNENKHDLILTDVENLDITNFNQVDEFLKKETPELIINVAAYTDVDGCETNRNLAFNVNSIGPKNLAIVSNEINAKILHISTDYVFSGDSLKPYHEDDETDPNSYYGETKLQAELFIKENTDNYFIIRTAWLYGFNGKNFVKTMLQLSKTNDKIMVVNDQHGSPTFTKDLSMAISEIIKTDKYGIYHVTNSDNCTWYEFAKEIFELANININIVPVTTEEYPTPAKRPSYSVLSNEKWENTGFKSLRSYKNALKNYMKIELETKHKD, encoded by the coding sequence ATGAAAATCTTAATAACAGGATATAAAGGAATGTTAGGTTCAGATTTAGTAGAAACTTTAAAAAATGAAAATAAACACGATTTAATCCTTACTGATGTTGAAAATTTAGACATAACTAACTTTAATCAAGTAGATGAATTTTTAAAAAAAGAAACACCAGAACTTATAATAAATGTAGCTGCATATACTGATGTTGATGGCTGTGAAACTAATCGAAATTTAGCTTTCAATGTTAATTCAATTGGTCCTAAGAATTTAGCTATAGTATCAAATGAAATTAATGCTAAAATATTACATATTAGCACTGATTATGTTTTTTCTGGTGATAGCTTGAAACCTTATCATGAAGATGATGAAACTGATCCTAATAGTTATTATGGTGAAACTAAACTTCAAGCAGAGTTATTTATCAAAGAAAATACAGATAATTATTTTATAATTAGAACTGCATGGTTATATGGTTTTAATGGAAAGAACTTTGTTAAAACTATGCTTCAATTATCTAAAACAAATGATAAAATTATGGTTGTTAATGATCAACATGGTTCTCCTACTTTTACAAAAGATTTATCTATGGCTATATCTGAAATTATTAAAACTGATAAATATGGAATTTATCATGTTACAAATAGTGATAATTGTACTTGGTATGAATTTGCAAAGGAAATATTTGAATTAGCAAATATAAATATTAATATAGTACCTGTTACTACTGAAGAATATCCTACACCAGCTAAAAGACCATCGTATTCAGTTCTTTCAAATGAAAAATGGGAAAACACTGGTTTTAAATCATTAAGATCTTATAAAAATGCTCTTAAAAATTATATGAAGATTGAATTAGAAACTAAACACAAAGATTAA
- a CDS encoding ABC transporter ATP-binding protein yields MVEINSNNQKTENLPDEKESENIDDIVISVNNVSMEFNLSKEKIDNFKEYIIKFIKRDIEHDNFWALKNVSFNIKKGDRIGIVGLNGAGKSTLLKIISGVMKPTKGDVAITGKIAPLLELGAGFDSNYSGYENVYLNAAMMGFPKEFIRSKLDEIVEFSELKDFMNVPIKNYSSGMKARLGFSIATLVDPDILILDEVLSVGDIKFRKKSEKRIMELFEKGTTVIFVSHSLNQVRRLCNKAVWLEKGEIVMKGDCEEVCNEFEKTLDEDKDLSKNLRLKRIENLKKRQKILKSMEEKEQRALEEIENEQRENK; encoded by the coding sequence TTGGTTGAAATCAATTCCAACAATCAAAAAACAGAAAATCTGCCTGATGAGAAGGAATCAGAAAATATTGATGATATTGTAATAAGTGTAAATAATGTCAGTATGGAATTTAATCTAAGCAAAGAAAAAATTGATAATTTTAAAGAGTATATTATTAAATTTATAAAAAGAGACATTGAACATGATAACTTTTGGGCATTAAAAAATGTTTCTTTTAATATAAAAAAAGGAGATAGGATTGGAATTGTTGGTTTAAATGGAGCAGGTAAAAGTACTCTTCTTAAAATTATTTCTGGAGTAATGAAACCAACAAAAGGAGATGTTGCCATAACTGGTAAAATAGCTCCATTATTAGAATTAGGTGCTGGTTTTGATTCTAATTATTCTGGTTATGAGAATGTTTATTTAAATGCTGCAATGATGGGGTTTCCTAAGGAGTTTATTCGCTCTAAACTTGATGAAATAGTTGAATTTTCTGAATTAAAAGATTTTATGAATGTTCCAATTAAAAATTACTCTTCTGGAATGAAAGCTAGATTAGGTTTTTCAATTGCTACTCTAGTTGATCCAGATATTCTTATTTTAGATGAGGTTTTATCAGTTGGTGACATAAAATTTAGAAAAAAAAGTGAAAAAAGAATTATGGAACTATTTGAAAAAGGAACAACTGTGATTTTTGTTTCTCATTCATTAAATCAAGTTCGTAGATTATGTAACAAAGCAGTTTGGCTGGAAAAAGGTGAAATTGTAATGAAAGGGGATTGTGAAGAGGTTTGTAATGAGTTTGAAAAAACTTTGGATGAAGATAAGGATCTCTCTAAGAATTTAAGATTGAAACGGATTGAAAACCTTAAGAAGAGACAAAAAATTTTAAAATCAATGGAAGAAAAAGAACAAAGGGCTTTGGAAGAAATTGAAAATGAACAAAGGGAAAATAAATAG
- a CDS encoding glycosyltransferase family 2 protein, whose amino-acid sequence MDYKISVVIPTYNIERYLNETVDSIINQTIGFSNIELIIVDDGSTDSTKKIINEYSEKYENVFHIYLDYNSGFPGRARNIGIETANGEYLMLIDHDDQCPSYACELLYNTIKNEDFDIVVGRYQVFNDDNIQSGHLKGLKKVKSIHENPNFFSLPPAAWTKIFRTNFIKKGGIRFPEDSLAEDVLFSSHTFLKADGIKFIDDITYYYRLQDSETKSTSKIRNYKYTASLIDGYEKTWQLFKEEDKEDYFINFLNIHLTWWVKNLLLSNLSHNEKKKLLIKAKGLFQLLSKNNIKPTNIAYYSFFELISEENYDNGIIIGEMSLLYEKCIIKNSKIKNELKKSNKKLKKKNEELKTIKSSNSWKITKPIRKLRKSFHSLK is encoded by the coding sequence ATGGATTATAAAATAAGTGTGGTCATACCAACATATAATATTGAAAGATATCTTAATGAAACTGTTGATTCTATTATAAATCAAACTATTGGATTTTCTAATATAGAACTTATAATAGTAGATGATGGTTCAACTGATTCAACTAAAAAAATTATCAATGAATATAGTGAAAAATATGAGAATGTTTTTCACATTTATTTAGATTATAACTCTGGTTTTCCAGGCAGAGCAAGAAACATTGGAATTGAAACTGCAAATGGTGAATATTTAATGTTAATTGATCATGATGACCAATGCCCATCTTATGCGTGTGAGTTATTATACAACACAATAAAAAATGAGGATTTTGATATTGTAGTTGGTAGGTACCAAGTTTTTAATGATGATAATATTCAATCTGGTCATCTTAAAGGGTTGAAAAAAGTTAAATCTATTCATGAAAATCCTAACTTTTTTTCTTTGCCTCCTGCAGCATGGACAAAGATTTTTAGAACAAATTTTATTAAAAAAGGTGGAATAAGGTTTCCAGAAGATTCTTTAGCAGAAGATGTTCTATTCTCATCCCACACATTTTTAAAAGCAGATGGGATAAAATTTATAGATGATATTACTTATTATTATAGATTACAAGATTCTGAAACAAAATCAACAAGCAAAATACGAAATTATAAATATACTGCAAGCTTAATTGATGGCTACGAAAAAACTTGGCAGCTATTTAAAGAAGAAGATAAAGAAGATTATTTTATTAATTTTTTAAATATACATTTAACTTGGTGGGTGAAGAACTTACTTTTAAGTAATTTATCCCATAATGAAAAAAAGAAACTTTTAATAAAAGCAAAAGGACTTTTTCAATTACTATCAAAAAACAATATTAAGCCAACTAACATTGCATATTACTCATTTTTTGAATTAATATCAGAAGAAAATTATGATAATGGAATTATAATCGGAGAAATGAGTCTTTTATATGAAAAATGCATTATTAAAAATTCAAAAATTAAAAATGAACTTAAAAAAAGTAATAAAAAATTAAAAAAGAAAAATGAAGAATTGAAAACTATTAAATCTTCAAATAGCTGGAAAATAACTAAACCTATTAGAAAATTAAGGAAATCATTCCATAGTTTAAAATAG
- a CDS encoding glycosyltransferase family 2 protein, translated as MDDIKVSVIVPVYNSERYLEKCLDSLINQTLKEIEIICVDDGSTDSSPEILERYSKKDNRIKIITQKNKDVGAAREAGLKIANGEYVAFSDNDDWLALDAFEKLYNNAKSNDSDVVIFKVVFYYSDNDSYIYPKSLNLENYFNEGTDYNNFTFKAENIKKQVMNTLFAPWFKFYKLEFLKKHNFYFKENITYPDVPFHVQTLLKAEKLSFCPEYLYFYRRNHQESMLLISKDTPRIFDIFEVIDEVEDFLIINNFCESYKFEFYQFKLGQINFWFLRCGESYQKKYFIRSKEEFLSMGLSEVKLRKLPKKYKDIYLNIVKFDSYNEVELLNEIKELENKIKKCTKENNKLKQKINSLKSSKVLKITKPFRKFKKLLKD; from the coding sequence ATGGATGATATAAAAGTATCGGTCATTGTTCCAGTTTACAATTCTGAAAGATATCTTGAAAAATGTTTAGATAGCTTAATTAATCAAACATTAAAAGAAATTGAGATTATATGCGTTGATGATGGCTCAACAGATTCTTCACCAGAAATATTAGAAAGATATTCAAAAAAAGATAATAGGATTAAGATAATTACTCAAAAAAATAAGGATGTAGGAGCTGCTCGAGAAGCAGGTTTAAAAATAGCTAATGGCGAATATGTAGCATTTTCTGATAATGATGATTGGCTAGCTCTGGATGCTTTTGAAAAATTGTATAATAATGCTAAATCTAATGATTCTGATGTTGTAATTTTTAAAGTTGTTTTTTATTATTCTGATAATGATTCTTATATTTATCCAAAGTCTCTTAATCTTGAAAATTATTTTAATGAAGGTACTGATTATAATAATTTTACTTTTAAAGCAGAAAATATTAAAAAACAAGTCATGAATACTCTTTTTGCACCTTGGTTTAAATTTTATAAGTTAGAGTTTTTAAAAAAGCATAATTTTTACTTTAAAGAAAATATAACCTATCCTGATGTACCTTTCCATGTTCAAACTTTATTAAAAGCTGAAAAATTGTCTTTTTGCCCAGAATATTTATATTTTTATAGAAGAAATCATCAAGAGTCCATGCTTTTAATTTCTAAAGATACTCCTCGAATATTTGATATTTTTGAGGTTATTGATGAAGTTGAAGATTTTTTAATTATTAATAATTTTTGTGAATCATATAAATTTGAGTTTTATCAGTTTAAATTAGGTCAAATAAATTTTTGGTTTCTAAGATGTGGTGAAAGCTATCAAAAAAAATATTTTATTAGGTCTAAAGAAGAATTTCTAAGCATGGGATTGTCTGAAGTTAAATTAAGAAAATTACCTAAAAAATATAAAGATATTTACCTAAATATTGTCAAATTTGATTCTTATAATGAAGTAGAACTATTAAATGAAATTAAAGAGTTGGAAAACAAAATTAAAAAATGTACAAAGGAAAATAATAAACTTAAACAAAAAATTAACTCTTTGAAATCATCAAAGGTATTGAAAATAACTAAACCATTTAGAAAATTCAAAAAATTATTAAAAGATTAA
- a CDS encoding ABC transporter permease, with the protein MFEHRFLLNFSKYKFLLYELVKRDIKIKYRRSALGILWSFLNPLLMMIVLTIVFSTFFQRDIPNYPVYLLTGRLIFDFFSGSTRAAMVSIRSNASIMKKVYVPKYIYSLSVIISNFVNFLISLIVLVLVMIATGASFSVFNLAGILTIIPLFILTLGVGLILATVTVFFRDIEYLYGVFMTLLMYGCAIFYPISIVPSQFLPFFLANPVYSAISSFRDSILYGQLPAIGPFLYLSTFALVSLIIGVIIFYKYQNKFILNV; encoded by the coding sequence ATGTTTGAACACAGATTTCTTTTAAATTTTTCTAAATATAAATTTCTTTTATATGAACTTGTAAAAAGAGATATAAAAATCAAATACAGAAGATCTGCTTTAGGAATTTTATGGAGTTTTTTAAATCCATTACTTATGATGATTGTATTAACAATTGTTTTTTCTACATTTTTTCAGAGAGATATACCTAATTATCCAGTTTATTTATTAACTGGGAGATTGATATTTGATTTCTTTTCGGGATCTACAAGGGCAGCAATGGTTTCAATAAGATCAAATGCCTCTATTATGAAAAAAGTATATGTTCCTAAATATATATATAGTCTAAGTGTTATTATCTCAAACTTTGTAAACTTTTTAATCTCTTTAATAGTGTTAGTATTAGTAATGATAGCAACCGGAGCATCATTTTCAGTATTTAATCTAGCAGGAATACTTACTATCATTCCTTTGTTTATATTAACTCTTGGTGTAGGTTTAATATTGGCAACAGTTACGGTATTCTTTAGAGATATTGAATATTTGTATGGGGTTTTCATGACTCTTTTAATGTATGGTTGTGCAATTTTTTATCCAATTTCTATTGTTCCTTCACAATTCTTACCATTTTTCCTTGCAAATCCAGTTTACTCAGCTATAAGTTCATTTAGGGATTCTATTCTTTATGGTCAACTTCCAGCAATTGGTCCTTTTCTATATTTATCAACATTTGCTTTAGTATCTCTGATAATAGGAGTAATAATCTTTTATAAATACCAAAATAAATTTATACTTAATGTTTAG
- a CDS encoding nucleotide sugar dehydrogenase: protein MKVCIIGQGYIGLPTAVLFADNGCEVVGVDINPNIISSLNSCELHIEEPGLKEKLELAINNKRYSASLNPQKSDVFIITVPTPNNIEDLSCDLSYVISACKSIIPCLEKGNIVIIESTIAPMSTNKIIKPIFEKGGFEIGKDLYLAHCPERVLPGKIIEELINNDRIVGGITPQCSNKAAEVYETFVKGKIMKTEAKTAEMSKCMENTFRDVNIALANELTKICSKIGVNTLDVIELANKHPRVNIHSPGPGVGGHCLAIDPYFIYSLAPDEAKMIKLARDTNNSMPKFVVDKTKEILAKISGIETIENLKIAILGVSYKGNTGDTRESPALTCIELFKKEGFDIAIHDPHINDENYCSFEEAIEDADICIVLSEHDEFKNLDYNLMKEKMKSPIVFDTKNIVKISDKTKKENMDIINYGNMNKH from the coding sequence ATGAAAGTTTGTATAATTGGTCAAGGGTATATTGGTCTTCCAACAGCAGTTTTATTTGCAGATAATGGTTGTGAAGTAGTAGGAGTAGATATAAACCCAAATATTATTAGTAGTTTGAATAGTTGTGAGCTTCACATAGAAGAACCAGGACTTAAAGAAAAATTAGAACTAGCTATAAATAATAAAAGATATTCTGCATCATTAAATCCACAGAAAAGTGATGTATTTATAATAACAGTTCCAACACCAAACAATATAGAAGATCTCTCTTGTGATTTAAGTTATGTTATATCTGCATGTAAATCTATAATTCCTTGCTTAGAAAAAGGAAATATCGTAATTATAGAATCAACAATAGCTCCAATGTCAACCAATAAAATTATAAAACCTATTTTTGAAAAAGGGGGATTTGAAATCGGGAAAGACTTATACCTTGCACACTGCCCTGAAAGAGTTCTTCCTGGGAAAATAATAGAAGAACTCATAAATAATGATAGAATAGTCGGAGGAATAACACCTCAATGTTCTAATAAAGCAGCTGAAGTTTATGAAACTTTTGTAAAGGGAAAAATAATGAAAACAGAGGCTAAAACAGCTGAAATGTCAAAATGTATGGAAAATACATTTAGAGATGTTAATATAGCTTTAGCAAATGAATTAACAAAAATATGTTCAAAAATAGGAGTAAATACTCTTGATGTTATTGAATTAGCTAATAAACACCCGAGAGTTAATATACACAGTCCAGGTCCAGGAGTTGGCGGACATTGTTTAGCTATAGATCCTTATTTTATTTATTCATTAGCTCCTGATGAAGCTAAAATGATTAAATTAGCCAGAGATACTAACAATAGTATGCCAAAATTCGTGGTTGATAAAACAAAAGAAATATTAGCGAAAATTAGTGGAATTGAAACTATTGAAAACCTAAAAATAGCAATTTTAGGAGTTTCATATAAAGGGAATACTGGAGATACAAGAGAAAGTCCTGCTCTTACCTGCATTGAGCTATTTAAAAAAGAAGGTTTTGATATAGCTATACATGATCCTCATATTAATGATGAAAATTATTGTAGTTTTGAAGAAGCTATTGAAGATGCTGATATCTGTATTGTATTATCTGAGCATGATGAATTCAAGAATTTGGATTATAATTTGATGAAAGAAAAAATGAAATCCCCAATTGTTTTTGATACTAAGAATATCGTTAAAATTAGTGATAAAACTAAAAAAGAAAATATGGACATTATAAATTATGGAAATATGAATAAACATTAA
- a CDS encoding NTP transferase domain-containing protein produces MENVKHAIIIMAGIGSRLGLDTTKGLVKVGEKKIVDYHLDRLKDVPDVRIVVGFQKEKVKEHVKKVRDDVKFITNHDFRNTSTSYSVSLANKDLDEPYLLIIGDVLFNKTDFENFIVNCKNESLVGITPSKTEDAIFAELNDDNRVINFQREYPLDYEYAGITYVTNDVKITENDNYVVDALGKSLPLKTIFIESYEIDTKADLELAKKNLHKLEL; encoded by the coding sequence ATGGAAAATGTTAAACATGCTATTATAATTATGGCAGGTATAGGCTCACGTTTAGGCTTAGATACTACAAAAGGTTTGGTTAAAGTTGGTGAAAAAAAAATTGTTGATTACCATCTTGATAGATTGAAAGATGTTCCAGATGTTAGGATTGTAGTTGGTTTCCAAAAAGAAAAAGTAAAAGAGCATGTTAAAAAAGTTAGAGATGATGTTAAATTTATTACTAATCATGATTTTAGAAATACTTCTACTTCTTATAGTGTTAGCTTAGCTAATAAAGATTTAGATGAACCTTATCTCCTTATAATTGGTGATGTTTTATTTAATAAGACAGATTTTGAAAACTTTATTGTAAACTGTAAAAATGAATCTCTTGTTGGCATAACTCCTTCTAAAACTGAAGATGCTATATTTGCTGAATTAAATGATGATAATAGGGTTATTAATTTTCAAAGAGAATATCCTCTTGATTATGAATATGCAGGCATTACATATGTAACTAATGATGTTAAAATTACTGAAAATGATAACTATGTTGTGGATGCTTTAGGAAAAAGTCTTCCTTTAAAAACAATTTTCATAGAGTCTTATGAGATTGATACTAAGGCAGATTTAGAATTAGCCAAAAAAAATTTACATAAGCTTGAATTATGA